A section of the Streptomyces sp. NBC_00178 genome encodes:
- a CDS encoding RNA polymerase sigma factor — MRESENELRPRIRAGDRDAFAELYEKHSGAVYRHALWLTADWATAEDVMSETFLTAWRAREHLEPEGGPLTPWLLGIATHKAENARRGIRRRLAFLGRQRQVPVVADFAGEVAGRVDDARRLQAVQGALDRLRRHEREVLTLCVWSGLDYQQTADALGIPVGTVRSRLSRARARLARLADEKTPSRTEPGTRHGEMTGEAALAALPMREETT, encoded by the coding sequence GTGAGGGAATCAGAGAACGAGCTGCGCCCGCGGATACGGGCGGGCGACCGTGACGCGTTCGCCGAGCTGTACGAGAAGCACTCCGGGGCCGTCTACCGGCACGCCCTGTGGCTCACCGCAGACTGGGCGACGGCCGAGGACGTCATGTCCGAGACCTTCCTGACCGCGTGGCGGGCACGGGAGCACCTGGAACCCGAGGGGGGCCCGCTCACCCCGTGGCTTCTCGGGATCGCCACCCACAAGGCGGAGAACGCCCGGCGCGGCATACGACGCCGGCTCGCCTTCCTCGGCCGGCAGCGGCAGGTCCCCGTGGTCGCGGACTTCGCCGGTGAGGTCGCCGGACGCGTCGACGACGCCCGCCGGCTCCAGGCCGTCCAGGGCGCTCTGGACCGGCTGCGGCGCCACGAGAGGGAGGTGCTGACCCTGTGCGTGTGGTCCGGGCTCGACTACCAGCAGACCGCCGACGCGCTCGGCATCCCCGTCGGGACGGTGCGCTCACGCCTCTCGCGCGCCCGTGCCAGGCTGGCGAGGCTCGCCGACGAAAAAACTCCGTCCCGGACGGAACCCGGCACCCGCCACGGAGAGATGACAGGTGAAGCCGCACTCGCGGCCCTGCCCATGCGGGAGGAAACGACATGA
- a CDS encoding C40 family peptidase, with the protein MARRFARTLCTAVLAAAFAASPAVADPAGPEPAPGPAAGAPQGLAGLLRQLQTLYQGAEEAGELYTGTSEELRKRTAEAAELDARLAGARTALDSGRREAGRIARDQYQGGSGFSVYLRLLLAEDPEHALEQSHVIERVQAGRAAAVDRLTGAEKRAEALAARSRALRDRQRVLVARQKKQHDTVRSRMRGIEAMLASLSEGQLAALEALERKNIGEAQDALTASGALSSVRPPTREGGEAVRYAVEQIGKPYVWGAEGPESYDCSGLTSQAWSAAGLDIPRTSQEQWRQLRKVPVSSLRPGDLVVYFPKATHVALYIGDGLVVQAPRPGATVKVSPLASNPLLGAVRPDPDGSPLSAYTRPELPDDATAGTDTGYDAPEG; encoded by the coding sequence GTGGCACGCAGGTTCGCGCGGACCCTCTGCACCGCGGTGCTGGCCGCGGCCTTCGCGGCCTCCCCCGCGGTCGCGGACCCCGCAGGACCCGAACCCGCTCCCGGCCCGGCCGCCGGCGCGCCACAGGGCCTCGCCGGACTCCTCAGGCAGTTGCAGACGCTCTACCAGGGCGCCGAGGAGGCCGGCGAGCTCTACACCGGCACCTCCGAGGAACTCAGGAAGCGCACCGCCGAAGCGGCGGAGCTGGACGCCCGGCTCGCCGGGGCACGCACCGCGCTGGACTCGGGGCGCCGCGAGGCGGGCCGGATCGCGCGCGACCAGTACCAGGGGGGCAGCGGCTTCTCCGTGTACCTGCGGCTGCTGCTCGCCGAGGACCCGGAGCACGCCCTGGAACAGAGCCACGTCATCGAGCGCGTCCAGGCGGGACGGGCCGCCGCGGTCGACCGGCTGACCGGGGCGGAGAAGCGCGCCGAGGCGCTCGCGGCCAGGTCCCGCGCACTCCGCGACCGGCAGCGGGTGCTGGTCGCACGGCAGAAGAAGCAGCACGACACCGTGCGGTCCCGGATGAGGGGCATCGAGGCGATGCTCGCCTCTCTCTCGGAGGGACAGCTCGCCGCACTGGAGGCGCTGGAGCGGAAGAACATCGGCGAGGCCCAGGACGCGCTGACCGCGTCGGGGGCCCTCAGCTCGGTCCGCCCGCCGACCCGGGAGGGCGGGGAGGCCGTCCGGTACGCCGTCGAGCAGATCGGCAAGCCGTACGTCTGGGGCGCCGAGGGACCCGAGTCGTACGACTGCTCCGGGCTCACCTCGCAGGCGTGGTCGGCGGCGGGGCTGGACATCCCGCGCACCTCCCAGGAGCAGTGGCGGCAGCTCCGGAAGGTGCCGGTCTCCTCGCTGCGCCCCGGCGACCTGGTGGTCTACTTCCCGAAGGCCACGCACGTCGCGCTGTACATCGGCGACGGGCTGGTGGTGCAGGCACCCAGGCCGGGCGCCACGGTGAAGGTCTCGCCCCTCGCGTCCAACCCGCTGCTGGGGGCGGTCCGCCCCGACCCGGACGGCTCGCCGCTGAGCGCCTACACGCGCCCCGAGCTGCCCGACGACGCCACGGCGGGCACGGACACCGGGTACGACGCTCCGGAAGGCTGA